One Streptomyces sp. NBC_00554 DNA segment encodes these proteins:
- a CDS encoding NAD-dependent epimerase/dehydratase family protein — translation MPAPRTVLLTGAAGGVGTLMRGLLPKYGYELRLLDLLPIEGEPDAITADLSDKAALREAVRGVDAIIHLAGISLEASFDKILKANIEGTYNLYEAAREEGVPRIVFASSNHAVGYAPRPQGDDPLIPIDTPHRPDTFYGLSKSFGEDLAQFYWDKHGQETVSVRIGSCFAEPTSVRMLSVWMSPEDGARLFHAALTAEDVQHTVVYGSSANTRLWWDLSTARALGYEPRDDSEPYAEKIVAEQGELDPDNPDHAHLGGHFTTHPPIWPY, via the coding sequence ATGCCCGCTCCCCGCACCGTTCTGCTCACCGGCGCCGCCGGCGGCGTCGGCACCCTGATGCGGGGGCTGCTGCCGAAGTACGGCTACGAACTGCGTCTCCTCGACCTGCTCCCCATCGAGGGCGAGCCGGACGCGATCACCGCGGACCTCTCCGACAAAGCGGCCTTGCGCGAGGCGGTCCGGGGCGTCGACGCGATCATCCACCTCGCGGGCATCTCTCTGGAAGCCTCGTTCGACAAGATCCTCAAGGCGAACATCGAGGGAACGTACAACCTGTACGAGGCGGCACGCGAGGAGGGCGTACCTCGCATCGTCTTCGCCTCCTCCAACCACGCGGTGGGCTACGCCCCGCGTCCACAAGGCGACGACCCGCTCATCCCTATCGACACACCGCACCGCCCGGACACCTTCTACGGCCTGTCGAAGTCCTTCGGCGAGGACCTGGCCCAGTTCTACTGGGACAAGCACGGCCAGGAGACGGTCTCGGTCCGCATCGGCTCCTGTTTCGCGGAACCCACGAGCGTGCGCATGCTCTCCGTCTGGATGAGCCCCGAGGACGGCGCCCGCCTCTTCCACGCCGCCCTCACCGCCGAGGACGTACAGCACACGGTCGTCTACGGCTCCTCCGCCAACACCCGCCTGTGGTGGGACCTCTCGACCGCCCGCGCGCTGGGCTACGAGCCGCGGGACGACTCCGAGCCGTACGCCGAGAAGATCGTCGCCGAACAGGGCGAGCTCGACCCGGACAACCCGGACCACGCCCACCTGGGCGGCCACTTCACCACGCACCCGCCGATCTGGCCGTACTGA
- a CDS encoding 5-dehydro-4-deoxyglucarate dehydratase, translating into MTSAPLAARLSIPSGPLFFPVTAYGSDGGVDLDVYREHVRRGVEAGAAAVFACCGTGEFHALAPEEFEACVRAAVEAADGRVPVVAGAGYGPALAVRFARLAEAAGADGLLAMPPYLVVASQEGLLRHYRELAAATSLPVVVYQRDNAVFTPETVVELARTEGIIGFKDGLGDLDLMQRIVSAVRSEVPGEFLYFNGLPTAELTGLAYRGVGITLYSSAVFCFAPEIALAFHQALNAGDDEVVNRLLDGFYRPFVDLRAQGRGYAVSLVKAGVRLRGLDVGEVRPPLHEPTEDHVKQLAQLIERGYGLIEEGV; encoded by the coding sequence GTGACGTCAGCCCCCCTTGCCGCTCGGCTCAGCATCCCCAGTGGGCCGCTGTTCTTCCCTGTCACCGCGTACGGCTCCGACGGCGGCGTCGATCTCGACGTCTACCGGGAGCATGTGCGGCGCGGTGTCGAGGCCGGAGCCGCCGCCGTCTTCGCCTGCTGCGGCACCGGGGAGTTCCACGCGCTCGCGCCCGAGGAGTTCGAGGCGTGCGTACGGGCGGCCGTCGAGGCGGCGGACGGGCGCGTGCCGGTCGTCGCGGGCGCCGGGTACGGGCCCGCGCTCGCCGTGCGGTTCGCGCGGCTCGCGGAGGCGGCCGGGGCCGACGGGCTGCTCGCCATGCCGCCGTATCTCGTGGTGGCCTCGCAGGAGGGCCTGCTGCGGCACTATCGGGAGCTCGCGGCGGCGACCTCACTGCCGGTCGTCGTCTATCAGCGCGACAACGCCGTGTTCACGCCGGAGACCGTGGTCGAGCTGGCCCGTACCGAGGGGATCATCGGGTTCAAGGACGGGCTCGGGGACCTGGACCTGATGCAGCGGATCGTCAGCGCGGTGCGCAGCGAAGTCCCGGGGGAGTTCCTGTACTTCAACGGGCTGCCGACGGCTGAACTGACCGGGCTCGCCTATCGGGGGGTCGGCATCACGCTGTACTCGTCCGCCGTGTTCTGCTTCGCTCCCGAGATCGCTCTCGCCTTCCACCAGGCGCTCAACGCCGGGGACGACGAGGTCGTGAACCGGCTGCTCGACGGCTTCTACCGGCCGTTCGTCGATCTGCGCGCCCAGGGCCGCGGATACGCCGTCTCACTCGTCAAGGCCGGGGTGCGGCTTCGGGGGCTGGACGTGGGTGAGGTGCGGCCGCCGTTGCACGAGCCGACCGAGGACCATGTGAAGCAGCTCGCGCAGCTGATCGAGCGCGGGTACGGGCTGATCGAGGAGGGCGTGTGA